The DNA window GCTGGGTGATCCGGTTGTCGAAGAGCACCAGCTGGTTGGGCTCCCAGTTGACCCGCACCACGTTCTCGGGCCGGGTGACGTAGGCCTGCAGCAGCCGGATGATGTCCCTGGACTCGGTGTTGGACAGGCCCACGATCCGCAGGCGCTGCGCGAAGCCCCCGATGAACAATCCGCGCTCGCCGGTCAGCGGGTGGACACGCACCACGGGGTGGGCGGTCTCGAACTTGAGCCGGGTGAACTCCTTGCGGCGCTCTTCGGCGTTGGCATGCTCCAGGTTCTTGGGCACCGAGTAGTCATAGTCGTTGGTGTGGATTGCCCAGAGCGTGTCAGCGAAGTTGCGCAGTTCATCCGGCAGGTCGCGGTATGCGGCACCGGAGGACGCGATCAGCGTTTCGCCGCCGTACGCCGGCAGGTCGATGCTGCGCAGGGTGGAGGCCTGCGGCGGGTTGACCACAAACGTGACGTCCGTGTGCCAGTTGTTGGCGGAGCCGTTCTCGCTGTCCACCGGCAGGACGTTTTCCTCGCCCTCTACGGATGCGACCGTGGGGTGGGCCTTCGTGAGTGGTCCGAAGTGGCTGGCGAACTTCACCTGTGCCTCGTCGGTGAGGATGTTGGCTTCCCGGAACACCAGGGCCTTGTGCTCGTTGAGTGCCGCGCGGATCTGGGCGACAGTCTCGGCGGAGAGGTCCCCGCTGAGGTCCAGGCCGCGGATCTCGGCCCCGATGCGGGAGCCCAGCTTGGCGAATTCGAGCTTGGTTTCGGTAATGACGGTCATTGTTCTTCCTTACTGTGGTGGCGCTGGCGGTGGGTTACTGGCGGTGCGTATCTGGCGGTGTGTTAGTTGGAAATGAGTCCGTTGAACTCGTTGGTGTAGAGCTTCTTGGGATCCAGGTCGGACTTGATGATGCCCACCGACTTCAGGTATTCGTTCCAGCGGGTGAAGTCCTCGTCCTTGATTTCGCCCTTGTTGGGGACGCCCACGCTCTTCCAGTACTGCAGGGCGGCGGGGTTCTCATTGCGGCCGCGCTCCTTCAGGATCTTGGTGAAGCGCGCAATCACTTCCTGGCGCGGCGTGGTGCGTTCCCACTCGATGGCTTTCGCGACGCCCGTGGTGAACGTCCGGGTGGTGTTGGGGTTCTGGGCGATG is part of the Arthrobacter sp. KBS0703 genome and encodes:
- a CDS encoding TauD/TfdA family dioxygenase, with translation MTVITETKLEFAKLGSRIGAEIRGLDLSGDLSAETVAQIRAALNEHKALVFREANILTDEAQVKFASHFGPLTKAHPTVASVEGEENVLPVDSENGSANNWHTDVTFVVNPPQASTLRSIDLPAYGGETLIASSGAAYRDLPDELRNFADTLWAIHTNDYDYSVPKNLEHANAEERRKEFTRLKFETAHPVVRVHPLTGERGLFIGGFAQRLRIVGLSNTESRDIIRLLQAYVTRPENVVRVNWEPNQLVLFDNRITQHYAPDNYDGQPRKLNRVTIAGDIPVGVDGTQSQALKGDSSTYSEVAPLN